In Lolium perenne isolate Kyuss_39 chromosome 5, Kyuss_2.0, whole genome shotgun sequence, the sequence CTTTTTTGTCAATGAATTGGAGAGTGTGGTCTCTTTTGCCAAAATTTCCATAAATACTATGAATCAATGTAGCACTTAATCGGATGATACTCGTCACTTTTTCAACTTTATGTTAGGAGATTGAGGATTCATAGATTATTTTAGGAAAAGCGTAGAATTTCTGTTCCTATAGAACCGTATGATTCACATAATAATTTAACTAAAGAAAATCAGAAGAAAAATTCAGCCAATCCACGCCCATCCACCACCCGGCGGCACTGAACTTTCCTATGTCTTTTCTTTATGTTAAATTCATCTACCTTTCTTTCCTACATTTCAAACCATCAGAAAGGAGGCATTGTAGTGTATTATCTAATTTTGTAGTATTTCACTTGCATGTGTACAAAAAATTCCAATTCTTTGCTTGGAGATCCTAGAATCGAACAAGGCCTGATATTTTTGGCAATCTATTTTGGGAGGGGTAATTTTGACATTAACCATGTGCATTGGGTATTATGTTTGTAAAAAATCCTGTTCCCAAGCAAGACACGAATTCCGAGAAGCAGAGGAGGGAGGCAGAGCACTACCGACTACCGTACCGTCAGCAGGTAGATAGCTGTATCCTGTAGCAGAGTGCAGAGCAGAATCATCACTCCTCTCCTCTACTCTGCCCGTGAACCCTCTGCTCACCTCACCTGTGCACACGGCACGACCCAGCTGCTGAGATTCCCCACACAAAGCAACACGAGTGAGTGGGCGAGTGGAGCTCCTTCTCCTACCCAAACCTCCTCTAAACCCACGCCCACCGTCTTCcgcgccggcggccggaggagcaaCCAGCCCGCCAATGCCGCCGTCTCTCCCCTTCTTCTCTCTCCTATTTCTCCTCCTGCTCCTCACACCCTCCATTGCCCACGCCCAAACCAGCCGCCGTCTCCTCCAATCCACCCTgcccccaccgccgccaccaccgccgcaccaccaccaccaccacaccccgcGCTCCCCACCACCATCACCGCCGCAGCTCAACCCCGCGCCGCCAGCACCTACTACTCCACCAAAGCAGGCACCGGCTGCCTCCATACCTCCGCCATCGGCGCCGCCCCCGACTCCGACCCCCGCCACTCCCATCCCCACTCCCACCACCCCGCCGCCGACGCCCACCTCCACCGCCACGCCCACCCCGGACGCCTACCCATTCACCAACTACCCCTTCTTCCCCACCGCCTCGCCCCCTCCTCCCCTCCCGGAGCAACCCTCACCGGACGCATCCCGCACCTTCCCGGCCAACATCACCAACCTCGTCGCCCCCAACTCCCCGACCCCCTCCGGCCCCCCGCGCCGCTTCCCGCTCTTCCAGGCTCTCCTCCTCGCCTTCCtctccctcttcctcctcctcctctcagtCCTGCTCTCCGTCCTCCTCTTCCGCCGCATCCGCCCCGCCCACCACGCCCCAGCCCCCTcccactccgccgcctcctcctcccgccgTGACAACCACGACGACGCCGAAcaaggcgacgacgacgacgagggccgcAGCCTGAAACCACCCCCGATGCCGACCTCCTCCACCAACCCCAGCACCGAGTTCCTCTACCTCGGCACgctcgcctcctccgccaccccgCCACCCACGTCAACCCACCCCCGCCCCGGCTCCCCCGAGCTCCGCCCGCTCCCGCCGCTGCCCCGCACCGGCCCGCCATCCGGCGAGTTCTTcgccccccgcgccgccgccaacccctcctcctcctcctcctcctggctctccccctcctcgccgtccgcctcctccccgACGCTCGGCTCCAGCCCCGCCCGCCCGCCATCCATCCCGCAGCCCCGCGGCCGAGCCCCCAACCCCTCGCCCCCGAAACGTCGCCCttcgccgccgccctcgccgccgcaTCACTCCTGGAACCCCTTCGCGCCCGCTCCGCCGCGAGCtgctccctcctcctcctccgacgggGCCGAGTCCTACACCACGGAAATGCGCAAGTCCCGCCCGCTCCACTCCGACAAGCTCAACCCCCGGTCTTTGCAGT encodes:
- the LOC127300211 gene encoding formin-like protein 14; protein product: MPPSLPFFSLLFLLLLLTPSIAHAQTSRRLLQSTLPPPPPPPPHHHHHHTPRSPPPSPPQLNPAPPAPTTPPKQAPAASIPPPSAPPPTPTPATPIPTPTTPPPTPTSTATPTPDAYPFTNYPFFPTASPPPPLPEQPSPDASRTFPANITNLVAPNSPTPSGPPRRFPLFQALLLAFLSLFLLLLSVLLSVLLFRRIRPAHHAPAPSHSAASSSRRDNHDDAEQGDDDDEGRSLKPPPMPTSSTNPSTEFLYLGTLASSATPPPTSTHPRPGSPELRPLPPLPRTGPPSGEFFAPRAAANPSSSSSSWLSPSSPSASSPTLGSSPARPPSIPQPRGRAPNPSPPKRRPSPPPSPPHHSWNPFAPAPPRAAPSSSSDGAESYTTEMRKSRPLHSDKLNPRSLHMKDEMIQLYLNNSAAAREVCLLGAPRCRGIGMVLGALGVSQEQVRDALLEGNAHGLGLEALQMLTQLVPTNEEELKLRYFKDDPPAKLCKVDAFLKTILDVPFAFKRVDAMLYVSNFYLEVNQLRMSYATLEAACQELRSSRLFHRVLGAVLNFGNLMSMNTGSPNSRALEPNTLLKIVDVKGADGKAALLHFVVQEIVKPEGHNSLNTMHSAGSVACKTNAGTLPYDVDCRKHGLQVVATLAAELTSTKKAASIDVTSLSRTVSELGAGLGKIHDVLRLNSMAAAAESARRFHGAMGTFLRQAEEEILELQAQESVCLSSVKEMSEYFHGDGSASGDEARMFRIFAGIREFVAMLDRICREAGDINGDRVGSTQTASWMAAAPMGMTMATP